CAGTTAATAATGCACCCTGTGCCTCGCCCTCAACTATGCCGGATTCAAGTAGGTCACCAACCTTAACTGGTCCGTATAATCTACCTTCTAGCATTAAATACGCATTAAGCGCTTTGAAGGCCCCTAGTACGTCTAATTCATGTGTCACTATTATGCCTTCCTCACCGTACTCAAGTAACATGCTAATTACTACACTCCTCCTGGCTGAGTCAACGTTTTCGAAGGGTTCATCGATTAATATCACCCTGGGCCTTGAGGATAATGCTAGGGCTAGCCTAACCATGGCTGATTGACCGGCCGATAGGGCAAAGACCGGCTTCCTGAGAATCTCCCTGACGTTTATGTTCAGCCTCCTCATGATCCCCATGAACTCGTTCCTATCGATGCCCTTAAAGTCCTCGAGTATCTCAATCAAGCCATCCACAAGGTAGCCTATGTTGTATATCTCGGGTAGGTTACTTGAGACCTCAAGTAACTCCTTCGCCTCATTAACCTCCACGCTGTTCATCCTTATGCTACCCTCATACGGTATTAGCCCCGCCATAGTCCTAAGCAGCGTCGTTTTGCCGCTGCCATTAGGGCCGAGCAGCACTGCCTTACCCTTAACCTCCATTTTATCCACGTGAACCGTGAAGGCGCTCGCCGAGCGATCCCCGACGCTTACCTTAACATTACTTAACTCGATCATTGAGGCAACTTGCCCAGCGGGGTTTAAGCCATTATTGGTTGTTCACTTATTGAACAGCCCTAAGTCTTTTAAAGGTGAATCTTGAAGTAGTTTAGGGATTGATGTCCAGTGATGTGCATGAGTTATTAAGGGTTAGCAATGTCACGGTTAGGAGGGTATTGTCGAGGGAGCTTAGGAAGGCTATGGGGCTTTACTACCTGCTGTGGGGCACGTACCCGATAGCCATTGCCGCACTCTACACCATCTCATACGAATTCAGTGTAATTGAAAGTGTGCTCTCACTCAGGGTGTTCTCACTGCCTATGATGTTCATAATAATGATGGCCATTGCTATGATTTACGCATTCCTATCGCGCAGGTTTTTCTCGATGGCGTATAGGGTTTCTAGGTCACCCATAATAGTAAATAGGCGTGGAAGGTATTGGTTAAGGTGGGTAATAACCAGCATCATTATGGTCACTACCATTGCCGTATACCCAATTTTAGTCGGGTTAGGTAATGTGTACAATGCGTACATTGAGTATATACCAGCCGTGGTATATGCAACGCTTGTGGCGTTTACTAACGCGACCTTCTTTANATCTGGATTTATAAGGGCTAGGTATTATGACTACTTAGCTAATGCATCATTCATCATACTATTTCCACTATCCTTAATCTACTACTTCGGCTATTACATACTTTCCCTGNTTTGGATTTATGCTGGCGCTAGGTCGCTGCTTGAGGTGATTAGTGGTGGATGAGGTTGATGAGTTGATTAGGATGCTTAAGGATGAAGCACTATCCAGTGGTGTGAGGCTCGGCATACTGATAGCCCTATATTACATTGATGGCTACGTGACCTTCGCAGACCTTCAGAGGGACCTTGACATACCTAAGAGCTCCCTGCACCAGCACCTCAGTATGCTACAGGAGAATGGCTTGGTGGAATTTAAGAGGGGCATAACGCCCCTCGGCGTTAGGACCGTGGTTAAGATAACCAATAAGGGGAAGGGCATAGTTAGTAGGTACCTGGAGCTTGTGAGGGCGCTTAGATAGGTATTAAACCCGTCCTTATTCGCCTGTTTAATGGGGTTCCTCAGTTGGTGAGGCTGCGGCATTCACTCTGACCTCCTCCCCGCCCTAAAGGATGAGGCTTGTCACTCATTTTGTCAATGACATTGATTGGTGTTTTCATGACTGGTTCAAAGACCTCTTAACTTAACGCTAGCCCTCACCACGGCTAGGGCTGAGCCAAGCGCCATCAGCGATGGGCCGGCGCCACTAAGGGCATTGGTTGATGTGGCTTGACTGACTTTGANCTCATTAAGTGAAGCAATTCCCAGGTATTGAGGCGTACCTCATCTTCCTCAATGCCGCCGCGGTTAGTAGTGCAATGGTTAGGGCCGTGTTGCTGGAGACGACTGGGATTAGCTTGATCCCCCATGGAGTGTAGTTCAGCATTAAGCCAATCAGCGGCACGACGGCTAGGCTTAGGCCTATTGATAGGGCTAGCCTCTCGAGGGGGGCCATCTCGTCGCCCCTTGGGTATAGGGCCTCCACCATTGAGTAACCAGGCATGAATAGGACGCTTATTGCGCCCAGTAGGTACCTAATGGGGATCAGGGGCCCGCCCTTAACCAGCATTACGACGATCAGCGAGGCTAGGGTTATGGCCAAGGTGATCCAGTACCAAACCCCATCAACGCTGGCCAGGAACATGACTGCGTTTTCGGGCGGCT
The DNA window shown above is from Thermocladium sp. ECH_B and carries:
- a CDS encoding ABC transporter, with product MIELSNVKVSVGDRSASAFTVHVDKMEVKGKAVLLGPNGSGKTTLLRTMAGLIPYEGSIRMNSVEVNEAKELLEVSSNLPEIYNIGYLVDGLIEILEDFKGIDRNEFMGIMRRLNINVREILRKPVFALSAGQSAMVRLALALSSRPRVILIDEPFENVDSARRSVVISMLLEYGEEGIIVTHELDVLGAFKALNAYLMLEGRLYGPVKVGDLLESGIVEGEAQGALLTVSISGKTYSIVKGGGVKFGELGSLNRLYGLLG
- a CDS encoding ArsR family transcriptional regulator is translated as MDEVDELIRMLKDEALSSGVRLGILIALYYIDGYVTFADLQRDLDIPKSSLHQHLSMLQENGLVEFKRGITPLGVRTVVKITNKGKGIVSRYLELVRALR